In Gossypium raimondii isolate GPD5lz chromosome 12, ASM2569854v1, whole genome shotgun sequence, a single window of DNA contains:
- the LOC105764670 gene encoding formin-like protein 20 isoform X2, producing the protein MALFRRLFYRKPPDRLLEISERVYVFDCCFSTDVLEEDEYKVYMGGIVAQLQDHFPDASFMVFNFREGEKRSQISDILTQYDMTVMDYPRQYEGCPLLPLEMIHHFLRSSESWLSLEGQQNVLLMHCERGGWPILAFMLSGLLLYRKQYTGEQKTLEMIYKQAPRDLLQLLSPLNPQPSQLRYLQYISRRNLGSDWPPSDTPLFLDRLILRVLPLFEGGKGCRPAVRVYGQDPETPANRSSKLLFSTSKTKKQIRHFLKEECAMVKIDIHCRIQGDIVLECIHLDEDLVREEMIFRVMFNTAFVRANVLMLYRDEIDVLWDAKDQFPKDFTAEVLFSDPDAVVPGLTRVVASDDGNEIESASPEEFFEVEEIFSNAVDAVEGKVDDSSLIVPHNKPDQKDVWREDVDPPTFQDCASDDGNHKQDTKVFSSIDAVKDIAVDDVNYKLDKISSDINTVKDISVDDGDMKIDSVVFTVDVLRDRETKEVIEDVIDKLEEMQDKGNRDDTIPLKKSESKMFEQRLKADVSQPKPEKLLSASKKQAALDPKPTLDSVLVKPKKDQLEPQSPARQAKPNIISRWIPPNNGSYTNSMHVSYPPSRYNSAPPVLSSITSDSGSNRKGSIGAVILEDVSSEQKSQMVEPLKSTDSPKEISTTPIIPTSTTGLQQSVSIPLPPPPPPPPPPPPPPPPLSRMSPAASPPPTPPPPPPPPLPPPSLHPPYKVANMQNTGMVSQSAFAASPPPPPPPPPPPPPFSNKQTTELVTPPPAPPPWKSGYSLDASSVACSSFPHANTLISTSKLGIVPPPPPPPPPIPGSMTPSFTRGVPSPPPPPPPPPMTRAPTTPLPPPPPPPPPTRHGASLQPSHYGAFPPPPPPMPSHHGASPAPPLSQGTPPTPPPPPPRFGAPPPPPPPPSLKSTAPPPPPPPPLMSSAPPPKFGVPPPPPPPLRGAPHPPPPPRGAPPPPPPPARGAPAPPPPPMRGAPAPPPPPMRGAPAPPPPPMRGAPAPPPPPMRGAPPPPPGGAPPPPPPPGGRAPGPPAPPGAPRGAPPPPPLGARAADVRGRGRGLSRPGAAAAPRRSSLKPLHWSKVTRAIQGSLWEELQRYGEPQIAPEFDVSEIETLFSAVVPKPADSGGKSGGQRKSAGSKPDKVHLIDLRRANNTEIMLTKVKMPLSDMMAAVLAMDDTVLDVDQVENLIKFCPTKEEMELLKGYTGDKENLGKCEQYFLELMKVPRVESKLRVFSFKIQFGSQISEFRKSLNTVNSACNEVRNSVKLKEIMKKILYLGNTLNQGTARGSAIGFKLDSLLKLTDTRASTSKMTLMHYLCKVLAAKAPALLDFHLEFVSLEAATKIQLKSLAEEMQAIIKGLEKLKQELVASENDGPVSEVFRKTLKEFISVAETEVVSLTNLYSMVGRNADALALYFGEDPARCPFEQVTATLLNFVRLFRKAHEENVKQAELDKKKAEKEAEMEKAKEANHKKKSAK; encoded by the exons ATGGCGCTGTTCAGACGCTTGTTTTACCGGAAGCCGCCGGATCGGCTTCTCGAGATCTCAGAACGTGTCTACG TATTTGACTGCTGCTTCTCCACGGATGTGttggaagaagatgagtacaAGGTGTATATGGGTGGCATTGTGGCACAGCTACAAGACCATTTTCCCGATGCTTCTTTCATGGTGTTTAATTTCAGAGAAGGGGAGAAGCGGAGCCAAATTTCAGACATTTTAACTCAGTATGATATGACTGTTATGGATTACCCACGGCAATATGAGGGATGCCCTCTGCTTCCGCTTGAAATGATTCATCACTTCCTTCGCTCGAGTGAAAGCTGGTTGTCTTTGGAAGGGCAGCAGAATGTGCTTCTGATGCACTGTGAAAGAGGAGGATGGCCCATACTCGCTTTCATGCTTTCTGGTCTTCTGTTATATCGCAAACAGTACACTGGTGAGCAGAAGACTCTTGAAATGATCTACAAGCAAGCTCCTCGGGACCTTCTCCAACTTCTTTCTCCTTTGAATCCACAGCCATCCCAGTTGAGATATCTTCAGTATATTTCAAGAAGAAATTTGGGTTCTGATTGGCCTCCCTCAGATACACCACTATTTTTGGATCGCCTAATTCTTAGAGTTCTTCCCCTCTTTGAAGGGGGAAAAGGGTGCAGGCCAGCTGTACGTGTTTATGGCCAGGACCCTGAAACACCAGCCAATAGAAGTTCCAAGCTTCTGTTTTCAACTTCAAAGACAAAAAAACAAATTCGTCACTTCCTAAAG GAAGAGTGTGCAATGGTGAAAATAGATATTCATTGCCGTATTCAAGGGGATATTGTGCTTGAGTGCATTCATTTGGATGAAGATTTGGTACGCGAAGAGATGATCTTCAGAGTTATGTTTAACACAGCGTTTGTTCGAGCAAATGTTTTGATGTTATACCGTGATGAGATTGATGTGTTGTGGGATGCCAAGGATCAATTTCCAAAGGACTTCACAGCAGAG GTACTTTTTTCGGATCCTGATGCTGTTGTACCTGGTCTCACCAGAGTAGTTGCAAGTGATGATGGGAATGAGATAGAAAGTGCTTCACCAGAGGAATTTTTTGAGGTTGAAGAGATCTTCAGCAATGCAGTTGATGCAGTGGAAGGAAAGGTGGATGACAGCAGTCTGATAGTTCCTCACAACAAGCCAGATCAGAAAGATGTCTGGAGGGAGGATGTGGATCCTCCAACATTTCAAGATTGTGCGTCAGATGATGGGAACCACAAACAAGACACAAAAGTTTTTTCTAGTATAGATGCAGTGAAGGACATAGCAGTGGATGATGTGAATTACAAATTAGATAAGATTAGTTCTGACATTAATACTGTGAAGGATATATCAGTTGATGATGGAGACATGAAGATTGACTCAGTGGTATTTACTGTTGATGTGCTGAGAGATAGAGAAACGAAGGAAGTTATAGAAGATGTGATTGACAAATTAGAAGAGATGCAAGATAAGGGAAATAGAGATGATACTATTCCATTGAAGAAGTCAGAGTCTAAGATGTTTGAGCAGAGGTTGAAAGCTGATGTTTCCCAACCTAAACCTGAGAAACTATTGTCTGCTTCAAAGAAACAGGCTGCGCTGGACCCAAAACCAACTTTAGATTCTGTTTTGGTGAAACCAAAGAAGGACCAACTAGAACCTCAGAGTCCTGCAAGACAAGCAAAGCCAAACATCATATCTCGGTGGATCCCTCCTAACAATGgctcttataccaattcaatGCATGTATCTTACCCACCATCAAGATATAACAGTGCACCGCCTGTACTTTCCAGCATCACATCTGATTCAGGTTCGAATCGTAAGGGCTCTATTGGAGCTGTGATACTAGAGGATGTTTCATCTGAGCAAAAAAGTCAGATGGTTGAGCCTTTGAAGTCTACAGACTCTCCAAAAGAAATATCTACCACTCCAATAATTCCAACATCAACTACTGGTTTGCAGCAATCAGTGTCTATTCCACTTCcacctccaccaccaccaccaccaccaccacctcctcctcctcctcctctatCTAGAATGTCTCCTGCAGCATCACCTCCCCCtactcctcctcctcctcctccccCTCCCCTTCCCCCTCCATCCCTCCATCCACCTTACAAAGTGGCAAATATGCAGAATACCGGTATGGTTTCACAATCTGCATTTGCAGCTTCTCCTCCGCCTCcgcctcctcctcctcctccccCTCCCCCATTTTCTAATAAGCAGACTACTGAACTGGTTACGCCTCCTCCGGCTCCACCCCCTTGGAAATCTGGGTATTCTTTAGATGCCTCCTCTGTAGCATGTTCTTCATTTCCTCATGCTAATACACTTATCAGCACATCAAAACTTGGTATtgttcctcctcctcctccccCTCCTCCACCAATTCCAGGTTCTATGACTCCATCTTTCACGCGAGGAGTGCCATCGCCTCCGCCCCCTCCCCCTCCGCCTCCCATGACTAGAGCTCCAACTACCCCCCtgccaccaccaccaccaccaccaccacctacTAGACATGGAGCTTcacttcaaccttctcattatGGAGCTTTTCCACCACCTCCGCCACCAATGCCTTCTCATCATGGGGCTTCTCCAGCACCACCTCTTTCTCAAGGAACTCCACCTACACCCCCACCACCCCCACCTAGGTTTGGTGCCCCTCCTCCTCCACCTCCACCACCCTCATTGAAGTCCACTGCCCCACCTCCACCCCCTCCACCGCCATTGATGTCTAGTGCCCCACCTCCAAAATTTGGAGTCCCTCCTCCACCCCCTCCCCCTTTGCGTGGAGCACCACATCCTCCTCCTCCCCCACGTGGAGCTCCACCCCCACCACCTCCACCTGCTCGTGGAGCACCAGCACCACCCCCACCTCCTATGCGTGGAGCACCTGCACCGCCCCCCCCTCCTATGCGTGGAGCACCTGCACCGCCCCCCCCTCCTATGCGTGGGGCACCTGCACCGCCCCCACCTCCTATGCGGGGGGCTCCTCCACCTCCTCCAGGTGGAGCACCACCTCCACCGCCACCTCCTGGAGGTCGAGCTCCTGGCCCTCCAGCTCCACCTGGAGCTCCTCGTGGTGCACCTCCGCCTCCACCATTGGGTGCTAGAGCCGCCGATGTGAGAGGAAGAGGGCGTGGGCTATCGCGTCCTGGAGCTGCTGCTGCACCTCGGAGATCTTCCTTAAAGCCATTACACTGGAGCAAGGTTACAAGGGCAATACAAGGAAGCTTATGGGAAGAATTGCAAAGATATGGAGAGCCTCAAAT TGCACCTGAATTTGATGTGTCTGAGATTGAGACTCTTTTCTCTGCTGTTGTTCCTAAACCTGCTGATTCTGGGGGTAAATCTGGAGGCCAACGCAAATCTGCTGGATCAAAACCTGACAAAGTCCACTTG ATTGACTTGAGGAGGGCCAACAACACTGAAATTATGCTCACTAAAGTCAAGATGCCACTTTCTGATATGATG GCTGCAGTGCTAGCAATGGATGATACCGTATTAGATGTAGATCAAGTGGAAAATCTGATAAAGTTTTGCCCAACTAAAGAGGAAATGGAACTTCTCAAG GGCTACACTGGTGACAAGGAGAATCTAGGAAAGTGTGAACAG TACTTTTTGGAGCTGATGAAAGTGCCACGAGTAGAGTCAAAATTACGAGTGTTTTCCTTCAAGATTCAGTTTGGTTCTCAG ATTTCTGAATTTAGAAAGAGCTTAAACACAGTAAATTCTGCATGTAATGAG GTACGGAATTCTGTTAAATTAAAGGAGATCATGAAGAAAATTCTCTATCTGGGAAATACATTGAACCAAGGAACTGCAAGGG GTTCTGCTATTGGATTTAAGTTGGACAGTCTTCTAAAGCTCACAGATACACGTGCTTCAACAAGCAAGATGACGCTGATGCATTATCTTTGCAAG GTCCTAGCTGCCAAGGCACCAGCACTTCTAGATTTTCACCTGGAATTTGTTAGCCTTGAGGCTGCAACTAAG ATACAATTAAAATCTTTAGCAGAAGAAATGCAAGCTATAATTAAGGGATTAGAAAAGCTTAAGCAGGAACTGGTTGCCTCCGAAAATGATGGTCCTGTATCCGAAGTTTTCCGGAAG ACATTAAAGGAGTTTATTTCTGTTGCTGAAACGGAGGTGGTGTCGTTGACAAATCTATATTCTATGGTG GGTAGAAATGCAGATGCACTTGCACTCTATTTTGGTGAGGATCCTGCCCGATGCCCGTTTGAGCAAG TTACTGCAACCCTCTTAAATTTTGTGCGGCTGTTTCGGAAAGCACATGAAGAGAATGTTAAACAGGCTGAACTGGACAAGAAGAAAGCCGAGAAGGAGGCTGAAATGGAGAAAGCCAAGGAAGCCAACCATAAAAAGAAGAGTGCAAAGTAG
- the LOC105764670 gene encoding formin-like protein 20 isoform X1: protein MALFRRLFYRKPPDRLLEISERVYVFDCCFSTDVLEEDEYKVYMGGIVAQLQDHFPDASFMVFNFREGEKRSQISDILTQYDMTVMDYPRQYEGCPLLPLEMIHHFLRSSESWLSLEGQQNVLLMHCERGGWPILAFMLSGLLLYRKQYTGEQKTLEMIYKQAPRDLLQLLSPLNPQPSQLRYLQYISRRNLGSDWPPSDTPLFLDRLILRVLPLFEGGKGCRPAVRVYGQDPETPANRSSKLLFSTSKTKKQIRHFLKEECAMVKIDIHCRIQGDIVLECIHLDEDLVREEMIFRVMFNTAFVRANVLMLYRDEIDVLWDAKDQFPKDFTAEVLFSDPDAVVPGLTRVVASDDGNEIESASPEEFFEVEEIFSNAVDAVEGKVDDSSLIVPHNKPDQKDVWREDVDPPTFQDCASDDGNHKQDTKVFSSIDAVKDIAVDDVNYKLDKISSDINTVKDISVDDGDMKIDSVVFTVDVLRDRETKEVIEDVIDKLEEMQDKGNRDDTIPLKKSESKMFEQRLKADVSQPKPEKLLSASKKQAALDPKPTLDSVLVKPKKDQLEPQSPARQAKPNIISRWIPPNNGSYTNSMHVSYPPSRYNSAPPVLSSITSDSGSNRKGSIGAVILEDVSSEQKSQMVEPLKSTDSPKEISTTPIIPTSTTGLQQSVSIPLPPPPPPPPPPPPPPPPLSRMSPAASPPPTPPPPPPPPLPPPSLHPPYKVANMQNTGMVSQSAFAASPPPPPPPPPPPPPFSNKQTTELVTPPPAPPPWKSGYSLDASSVACSSFPHANTLISTSKLGIVPPPPPPPPPIPGSMTPSFTRGVPSPPPPPPPPPMTRAPTTPLPPPPPPPPPTRHGASLQPSHYGAFPPPPPPMPSHHGASPAPPLSQGTPPTPPPPPPRFGAPPPPPPPPSLKSTAPPPPPPPPLMSSAPPPKFGVPPPPPPPLRGAPHPPPPPRGAPPPPPPPARGAPAPPPPPMRGAPAPPPPPMRGAPAPPPPPMRGAPAPPPPPMRGAPPPPPGGAPPPPPPPGGRAPGPPAPPGAPRGAPPPPPLGARAADVRGRGRGLSRPGAAAAPRRSSLKPLHWSKVTRAIQGSLWEELQRYGEPQIAPEFDVSEIETLFSAVVPKPADSGGKSGGQRKSAGSKPDKVHLIDLRRANNTEIMLTKVKMPLSDMMAAVLAMDDTVLDVDQVENLIKFCPTKEEMELLKGYTGDKENLGKCEQLVNKEPSQGSCTSNDRNMCLGINFEKNVLFGADESATSRVKITSVFLQDSVWFSGLVISEFRKSLNTVNSACNEVRNSVKLKEIMKKILYLGNTLNQGTARGSAIGFKLDSLLKLTDTRASTSKMTLMHYLCKVLAAKAPALLDFHLEFVSLEAATKIQLKSLAEEMQAIIKGLEKLKQELVASENDGPVSEVFRKTLKEFISVAETEVVSLTNLYSMVGRNADALALYFGEDPARCPFEQVTATLLNFVRLFRKAHEENVKQAELDKKKAEKEAEMEKAKEANHKKKSAK, encoded by the exons ATGGCGCTGTTCAGACGCTTGTTTTACCGGAAGCCGCCGGATCGGCTTCTCGAGATCTCAGAACGTGTCTACG TATTTGACTGCTGCTTCTCCACGGATGTGttggaagaagatgagtacaAGGTGTATATGGGTGGCATTGTGGCACAGCTACAAGACCATTTTCCCGATGCTTCTTTCATGGTGTTTAATTTCAGAGAAGGGGAGAAGCGGAGCCAAATTTCAGACATTTTAACTCAGTATGATATGACTGTTATGGATTACCCACGGCAATATGAGGGATGCCCTCTGCTTCCGCTTGAAATGATTCATCACTTCCTTCGCTCGAGTGAAAGCTGGTTGTCTTTGGAAGGGCAGCAGAATGTGCTTCTGATGCACTGTGAAAGAGGAGGATGGCCCATACTCGCTTTCATGCTTTCTGGTCTTCTGTTATATCGCAAACAGTACACTGGTGAGCAGAAGACTCTTGAAATGATCTACAAGCAAGCTCCTCGGGACCTTCTCCAACTTCTTTCTCCTTTGAATCCACAGCCATCCCAGTTGAGATATCTTCAGTATATTTCAAGAAGAAATTTGGGTTCTGATTGGCCTCCCTCAGATACACCACTATTTTTGGATCGCCTAATTCTTAGAGTTCTTCCCCTCTTTGAAGGGGGAAAAGGGTGCAGGCCAGCTGTACGTGTTTATGGCCAGGACCCTGAAACACCAGCCAATAGAAGTTCCAAGCTTCTGTTTTCAACTTCAAAGACAAAAAAACAAATTCGTCACTTCCTAAAG GAAGAGTGTGCAATGGTGAAAATAGATATTCATTGCCGTATTCAAGGGGATATTGTGCTTGAGTGCATTCATTTGGATGAAGATTTGGTACGCGAAGAGATGATCTTCAGAGTTATGTTTAACACAGCGTTTGTTCGAGCAAATGTTTTGATGTTATACCGTGATGAGATTGATGTGTTGTGGGATGCCAAGGATCAATTTCCAAAGGACTTCACAGCAGAG GTACTTTTTTCGGATCCTGATGCTGTTGTACCTGGTCTCACCAGAGTAGTTGCAAGTGATGATGGGAATGAGATAGAAAGTGCTTCACCAGAGGAATTTTTTGAGGTTGAAGAGATCTTCAGCAATGCAGTTGATGCAGTGGAAGGAAAGGTGGATGACAGCAGTCTGATAGTTCCTCACAACAAGCCAGATCAGAAAGATGTCTGGAGGGAGGATGTGGATCCTCCAACATTTCAAGATTGTGCGTCAGATGATGGGAACCACAAACAAGACACAAAAGTTTTTTCTAGTATAGATGCAGTGAAGGACATAGCAGTGGATGATGTGAATTACAAATTAGATAAGATTAGTTCTGACATTAATACTGTGAAGGATATATCAGTTGATGATGGAGACATGAAGATTGACTCAGTGGTATTTACTGTTGATGTGCTGAGAGATAGAGAAACGAAGGAAGTTATAGAAGATGTGATTGACAAATTAGAAGAGATGCAAGATAAGGGAAATAGAGATGATACTATTCCATTGAAGAAGTCAGAGTCTAAGATGTTTGAGCAGAGGTTGAAAGCTGATGTTTCCCAACCTAAACCTGAGAAACTATTGTCTGCTTCAAAGAAACAGGCTGCGCTGGACCCAAAACCAACTTTAGATTCTGTTTTGGTGAAACCAAAGAAGGACCAACTAGAACCTCAGAGTCCTGCAAGACAAGCAAAGCCAAACATCATATCTCGGTGGATCCCTCCTAACAATGgctcttataccaattcaatGCATGTATCTTACCCACCATCAAGATATAACAGTGCACCGCCTGTACTTTCCAGCATCACATCTGATTCAGGTTCGAATCGTAAGGGCTCTATTGGAGCTGTGATACTAGAGGATGTTTCATCTGAGCAAAAAAGTCAGATGGTTGAGCCTTTGAAGTCTACAGACTCTCCAAAAGAAATATCTACCACTCCAATAATTCCAACATCAACTACTGGTTTGCAGCAATCAGTGTCTATTCCACTTCcacctccaccaccaccaccaccaccaccacctcctcctcctcctcctctatCTAGAATGTCTCCTGCAGCATCACCTCCCCCtactcctcctcctcctcctccccCTCCCCTTCCCCCTCCATCCCTCCATCCACCTTACAAAGTGGCAAATATGCAGAATACCGGTATGGTTTCACAATCTGCATTTGCAGCTTCTCCTCCGCCTCcgcctcctcctcctcctccccCTCCCCCATTTTCTAATAAGCAGACTACTGAACTGGTTACGCCTCCTCCGGCTCCACCCCCTTGGAAATCTGGGTATTCTTTAGATGCCTCCTCTGTAGCATGTTCTTCATTTCCTCATGCTAATACACTTATCAGCACATCAAAACTTGGTATtgttcctcctcctcctccccCTCCTCCACCAATTCCAGGTTCTATGACTCCATCTTTCACGCGAGGAGTGCCATCGCCTCCGCCCCCTCCCCCTCCGCCTCCCATGACTAGAGCTCCAACTACCCCCCtgccaccaccaccaccaccaccaccacctacTAGACATGGAGCTTcacttcaaccttctcattatGGAGCTTTTCCACCACCTCCGCCACCAATGCCTTCTCATCATGGGGCTTCTCCAGCACCACCTCTTTCTCAAGGAACTCCACCTACACCCCCACCACCCCCACCTAGGTTTGGTGCCCCTCCTCCTCCACCTCCACCACCCTCATTGAAGTCCACTGCCCCACCTCCACCCCCTCCACCGCCATTGATGTCTAGTGCCCCACCTCCAAAATTTGGAGTCCCTCCTCCACCCCCTCCCCCTTTGCGTGGAGCACCACATCCTCCTCCTCCCCCACGTGGAGCTCCACCCCCACCACCTCCACCTGCTCGTGGAGCACCAGCACCACCCCCACCTCCTATGCGTGGAGCACCTGCACCGCCCCCCCCTCCTATGCGTGGAGCACCTGCACCGCCCCCCCCTCCTATGCGTGGGGCACCTGCACCGCCCCCACCTCCTATGCGGGGGGCTCCTCCACCTCCTCCAGGTGGAGCACCACCTCCACCGCCACCTCCTGGAGGTCGAGCTCCTGGCCCTCCAGCTCCACCTGGAGCTCCTCGTGGTGCACCTCCGCCTCCACCATTGGGTGCTAGAGCCGCCGATGTGAGAGGAAGAGGGCGTGGGCTATCGCGTCCTGGAGCTGCTGCTGCACCTCGGAGATCTTCCTTAAAGCCATTACACTGGAGCAAGGTTACAAGGGCAATACAAGGAAGCTTATGGGAAGAATTGCAAAGATATGGAGAGCCTCAAAT TGCACCTGAATTTGATGTGTCTGAGATTGAGACTCTTTTCTCTGCTGTTGTTCCTAAACCTGCTGATTCTGGGGGTAAATCTGGAGGCCAACGCAAATCTGCTGGATCAAAACCTGACAAAGTCCACTTG ATTGACTTGAGGAGGGCCAACAACACTGAAATTATGCTCACTAAAGTCAAGATGCCACTTTCTGATATGATG GCTGCAGTGCTAGCAATGGATGATACCGTATTAGATGTAGATCAAGTGGAAAATCTGATAAAGTTTTGCCCAACTAAAGAGGAAATGGAACTTCTCAAG GGCTACACTGGTGACAAGGAGAATCTAGGAAAGTGTGAACAG CTAGTAAATAAAGAGCCTTCCCAAGGAAGCTGCACAAGCAATGACAGAAACATGTGTCTTGGCATTAACTTTGAGAAAAATG TACTTTTTGGAGCTGATGAAAGTGCCACGAGTAGAGTCAAAATTACGAGTGTTTTCCTTCAAGATTCAGTTTGGTTCTCAGGTTTGGTG ATTTCTGAATTTAGAAAGAGCTTAAACACAGTAAATTCTGCATGTAATGAG GTACGGAATTCTGTTAAATTAAAGGAGATCATGAAGAAAATTCTCTATCTGGGAAATACATTGAACCAAGGAACTGCAAGGG GTTCTGCTATTGGATTTAAGTTGGACAGTCTTCTAAAGCTCACAGATACACGTGCTTCAACAAGCAAGATGACGCTGATGCATTATCTTTGCAAG GTCCTAGCTGCCAAGGCACCAGCACTTCTAGATTTTCACCTGGAATTTGTTAGCCTTGAGGCTGCAACTAAG ATACAATTAAAATCTTTAGCAGAAGAAATGCAAGCTATAATTAAGGGATTAGAAAAGCTTAAGCAGGAACTGGTTGCCTCCGAAAATGATGGTCCTGTATCCGAAGTTTTCCGGAAG ACATTAAAGGAGTTTATTTCTGTTGCTGAAACGGAGGTGGTGTCGTTGACAAATCTATATTCTATGGTG GGTAGAAATGCAGATGCACTTGCACTCTATTTTGGTGAGGATCCTGCCCGATGCCCGTTTGAGCAAG TTACTGCAACCCTCTTAAATTTTGTGCGGCTGTTTCGGAAAGCACATGAAGAGAATGTTAAACAGGCTGAACTGGACAAGAAGAAAGCCGAGAAGGAGGCTGAAATGGAGAAAGCCAAGGAAGCCAACCATAAAAAGAAGAGTGCAAAGTAG